From Vicinamibacterales bacterium, the proteins below share one genomic window:
- a CDS encoding sugar phosphate isomerase/epimerase family protein, with protein sequence MKIGVNTFLWGVHFGPADFHRLAGIKEGGFDGIEFAVLDPKNLPATAIRRELERAGLEATAVSVVPAGMHIGSSDAAVRARTREHLTACIRQTAEAGATILSGPMYSPVGYLTGVRRTADEWKWGVETWQALAPVAADAGVEIGIEPLNRFETYFLNTAADGAKFCDAVGHPSIGLLFDTFHANIEEKTVGEALRAAAPHLKHLHTCENDRGTPGTGHVAWREFFTTLRSIGYDRWMVIESFGFALGELSAAAAIWRDLAPTVDSIAFDGVKFLRAQLAAK encoded by the coding sequence GGCGTGCATTTCGGCCCCGCGGATTTCCACCGCCTGGCAGGGATCAAGGAGGGCGGGTTCGACGGCATCGAGTTCGCGGTGCTCGATCCGAAGAACCTTCCCGCGACCGCCATCCGCCGCGAGCTCGAGCGCGCCGGGCTCGAAGCGACGGCGGTCAGCGTCGTGCCGGCGGGGATGCACATCGGCTCGTCCGACGCCGCCGTCCGGGCGCGGACGCGTGAGCATCTCACGGCGTGCATCCGGCAGACCGCCGAAGCGGGCGCGACGATCCTGTCCGGGCCGATGTACTCGCCGGTCGGCTATCTGACCGGCGTGCGGCGGACCGCGGATGAGTGGAAATGGGGAGTGGAGACCTGGCAGGCGCTCGCGCCGGTGGCCGCCGACGCCGGCGTCGAGATCGGGATCGAGCCGCTGAACCGCTTCGAGACGTATTTCCTGAACACGGCCGCCGACGGCGCGAAGTTCTGCGACGCCGTCGGGCATCCGTCGATCGGCCTGCTGTTCGATACGTTCCACGCCAACATCGAGGAGAAGACGGTCGGCGAGGCGCTGCGCGCGGCCGCGCCGCACCTGAAGCACCTGCACACCTGCGAGAACGATCGCGGCACGCCCGGCACGGGGCACGTCGCCTGGCGCGAGTTCTTCACCACGCTGAGGTCGATCGGCTACGACCGCTGGATGGTGATCGAGAGCTTCGGGTTCGCGCTCGGCGAGTTGTCTGCCGCCGCGGCGATCTGGCGAGACCTGGCGCCGACGGTGGACTCGATCGCGTTCGACGGCGTGAAGTTCCTGCGCGCGCAGCTGGCTGCAAAGTGA